A window of Bos taurus isolate L1 Dominette 01449 registration number 42190680 breed Hereford chromosome 8, ARS-UCD2.0, whole genome shotgun sequence contains these coding sequences:
- the AADAT gene encoding kynurenine/alpha-aminoadipate aminotransferase, mitochondrial (The RefSeq protein has 1 substitution compared to this genomic sequence): protein MNYARFITATSAARKPSTIRVMTEILSKAPKSVISLATGAPNPNTFPFKTAVITIENGKPIQFNEQMMKRALQYSQSAGIPELLSWLKQLQVKLHNPPTIHYAPTQGQMDLCVTCGSQEGLCKVFEMIVNPGDNILVNEPIYSGTIHALQPLGCNMINVSSDEHGIIPDSLREILSKWKPEDSKNPKKNSPKFLYTVPNGNNPSGNSLTAERKREIYELARKYDFLIIEDDPYYFMQFNKPWAPTFLSMDEDGRVIRADSFSKVLSSGLRIGFITGPKPLIERIVLHIQVSTMHPSTFAQLLVSQLLYQWGEEGFLGHVDRVIDFYRKQRDALMAAADKWLSGLAEWHVPTAGMFLWVKIKGIHDVRKLIEEKAFKKEIFMLPGCGFYTDSSAPCPYFRASFSSASPEQMDLAFQRLAQLIKESL from the exons ATGAATTACGCTCGGTTCATTACCGCCACGAGCGCGGCCAGAAAGCCTTCTACCATCCGAGTCATGA CTGAAATATTGAGCAAGGCACCGAAATCTGTCATCTCCTTGGCAACTGGGGCACCAAACCCCAACACGTTCCCTTTCAAGACTGCGGTCATCACCATAGAAAACGGAAAACCCATCCAATTTAATGAACAGATGATGAAGAGAGCACTGCAGTATTCTCAGAGTGCTGG AATCCCAGAGCTGTTATCCTGGCTAAAACAGTTACAAGTAAAATTGCATAATCCGCCCACCATCCATTATGCACCCACCCAAGGACAGATGGACATATGTGTCACATGTGGCAGCCAAGAAGGTCTCTGTAAG GTATTTGAAATGATCGTTAATCCTGGAGATAATATCCTTGTAAATGAACCTATTTATTCAGGAACAATTCATGCT CTGCAACCCCTGGGCTGCAACATGATTAATGTTTCCAGTGATGAGCACGGGATTATTCCAGACTCCCTCAGAGAAATACTTTCCAAATGGAAACCAGAAGATTCAAAGAACCCCAAGAAAAACAGCCCCAAATTTCTTTACACTGTCCCAAATGGCAACAACCCCTCTGGGAACTCATTAACAGCTGAGCGCAAAAGGGAAATCTATGAG CTCGCAAGAAAATATGACTTCCTCATCATAGAAGATGATCCTTACTATTTTATGCAGTTCAACAAG CCCTGGGCACCGACATTTCTCTCCATGGACGAGGATGGGCGCGTCATCCGAGCTGACTCTTTTTCCAAAGTCCTGTCCTCAGG GTTGAGAATAGGGTTTATAACTGGTCCAAAGCCCTTGATTGAGAGAATTGTTTTACACATACAAGTTTCAACAATGCACCCCAGCACTTTTGCTCAG CTCCTGGTATCACAGCTTCTATACCAATGGGGAGAAGAGGGCTTCCTGGGTCACGTAGACAG GGTTATTGATTTCTACAGGAAGCAGAGGGATGCATTAATGGCAGCAGCAGACAAGTGGTTAAGTG GTTTGGCAGAATGGCATGTTCCTACTGCAGGAATGTTTCTATGGGTTAAAATTAAGGGCATTCATGATGTAAGAAAACTGATCGAAGAAAAAGCCTTTAAGAAAGAG ATATTCATGCTTCCGGGATGTGGTTTCTACACTGACAGTTCAGCTCCTTGCCCGTACTTCAGAGCATCCTTCTCTTCAGCTTCTCCAGAACAGATGGACTTG GCCTTTCAGAGACTGGCCCAACTTATAAAAGAATCTTTATGA